Proteins encoded together in one Salvelinus fontinalis isolate EN_2023a chromosome 6, ASM2944872v1, whole genome shotgun sequence window:
- the LOC129856914 gene encoding dynein axonemal heavy chain 11-like, with the protein MKLEDFRVFGEWFRVDIKSFKMSLPNIIKKWSWMFKEHLMTSLTVQCGGTMTKWREINMDQIGAELWRFVKDICELYKEARVRDVYRGLDLCVEPVDVTAGCQRAAEPCHTATPQGSTHHHHQGGLHHDTMTDSITLGRPDGTAASSV; encoded by the exons ATGAAGCTGGAGGACTTTAGAGTGTTTGGGGAATGGTTCAGAGTAGATATCAAGTCATTCAAGATGAGTCTTCCGAACATCATTAAGAAGTGGAGCTGGATGTTCAAGGAACATCTTATGACATCACTGACAG TGCAGTGTGGAGGGACAATGACCAAGTGGAGGGAGATAAACATGGACCAGATAGGCGCAGAGCTCTGGAGGTTTGTCAAG GACATCTGTGAACTGTACAAAGAGGCCCGTGTGAGGGACGTGTATCGTGGGTTAGATCTCTGTGTAGAACCTGTTGACGTCACTGCGGGCTGTCAGCGAGCTGCAGAACCATGCCATACGGCAACGCCACAGGGCTCAACTCATCATCACCACCAAG GGGGACTTCACCATGACACCATGACAGACAGCATCACCCTTGGAAGACCTGATGGCACTGCAGCTTCATCTGTTTGA